A genomic stretch from Flavobacterium lindanitolerans includes:
- a CDS encoding PepSY-like domain-containing protein, with product MKSIRNLLATAFLASITAILLVSCSNDDNNDGNTSTVIEFSALPENARTFLTTHFPGVESRMIKQNAIADDDGSIYDVYLTNGFEIDFDSNGNWTDVDGNTQAVPTAIVPEAITTYVTANYAGQTINTIEIERTGYDIELSNGLDLVFDSQGQFIRIDS from the coding sequence ATGAAAAGTATCAGAAATTTACTGGCAACTGCATTTTTAGCATCCATCACAGCAATTTTACTGGTCTCATGCTCTAATGATGACAACAATGACGGCAATACTTCAACAGTAATAGAATTTAGCGCACTTCCTGAAAACGCAAGAACTTTTTTAACGACCCATTTTCCCGGTGTTGAATCCAGAATGATAAAACAAAATGCCATAGCAGATGATGATGGTTCCATTTATGACGTTTATCTTACCAATGGTTTTGAAATCGATTTTGATAGTAATGGAAACTGGACCGATGTCGACGGCAATACCCAGGCAGTTCCTACCGCAATTGTTCCGGAAGCCATCACAACCTATGTTACTGCAAATTATGCCGGACAAACTATCAACACTATTGAAATTGAAAGAACAGGTTATGACATAGAACTTTCTAATGGACTGGACCTGGTTTTTGACAGCCAGGGACAGTTTATCAGAATTGACAGCTAA